One Aliarcobacter cryaerophilus ATCC 43158 genomic window, ATCTTTGGAAATCCATAATATAGGGAACTAAAAAGTATTTTAAGCTAGGAGCTTCTTGAACACATGATTTTTGTGGAAAAGGATTCATAACTTTACAATTTAAATTTCTTAAATTTTGTGTTTCATGAAGTAGGGTAGGGATTCTTTTTATTTCAGCAAGAGTCTCTTTTGCATCTGTAATTCTTTTATCAAACATATTTGGTACTAAAACAATTTTTTCTAAATTTTCTAAATTTTCTGTAATGAATATTTTATCTAATGTTCTAAAAAAACCAACCATTCCGTCTGTATCAACGTTTTTAGTTGGAATTGGTATTAAAATTGATTTTGCACATTTTAAAATAGAAGTTGTAATTATTCCAAAAGAGGGTGGGGCGTCTATAATGATTTTATCATATTGCGATTTTAAGCTTTCAATAAAGTTTGATAAAATATTAATTTTTTCATCTCTTTTAAATTCATCAGATTCTGTTAAATTTAATAACTGAAAATTAGAAGGGAAAAAATCAATTTCTAAACTATCTTCAAGATAGTGAGGTTGTAACATTTTTCCTTTATTAGGATTATCTAAATATTTTGTAGTTTTAATAGTAATTGGAGTAACTTTTTCATTTCTAAATATATTTGTAATATTACTTACGTCA contains:
- a CDS encoding ParA family protein, translating into MTKKLGDVIGVTVQKGGVGKSTFSQAIAYSYANKGFKTALIDLDPQSTLSGAFFGYSYGAFTYTEENGVLKYDVSNITNIFRNEKVTPITIKTTKYLDNPNKGKMLQPHYLEDSLEIDFFPSNFQLLNLTESDEFKRDEKINILSNFIESLKSQYDKIIIDAPPSFGIITTSILKCAKSILIPIPTKNVDTDGMVGFFRTLDKIFITENLENLEKIVLVPNMFDKRITDAKETLAEIKRIPTLLHETQNLRNLNCKVMNPFPQKSCVQEAPSLKYFLVPYIMDFQRSQNQDLILMIDNIADELN